Proteins encoded by one window of Corythoichthys intestinalis isolate RoL2023-P3 chromosome 20, ASM3026506v1, whole genome shotgun sequence:
- the zic4 gene encoding zinc finger protein ZIC 4 isoform X2, with the protein MSVDALGSPAMDPAFSKRNAALRLVDLAGAHHHLHHHHHHHRHPAPLSVTGFPGFGSHPHSMAHAHPGEMTAEPRLGPSPFGPEHMGHSAALKISPAHHYPHHHQQHQPPHNQHMAGHSEVVSSQTGAFGATPVPYSGMTHPAQALTAGSYPAHYGHDAGNHALFPGLHQEQAPASQIRLGLSGDMYVRSEHLAASTRADAFYGGLNLNLGAHPHHHHAHHGSGAFFRYMRQPIKQELICKWLEPGEKRCARTYSTMHELVTHVTVEHVGGPEQANHICFWEECPREGKPFKAKYKLVNHIRVHTGEKPFPCPFPGCGKVFARSENLKIHKRTHTGEKPFKCEFSGCDRRFANSSDRKKHSHVHTSDKPYNCKVRGCDKSYTHPSSLRKHMKVHCKSPPPSSGYESSTPSLVSPSSDPGREALPPGGASSSSSNAAPSAASHSANLSEWYVCHSSGASGAHSGASTPDSATEDEPPYRNRDLRDNF; encoded by the exons aTGAGCGTCGATGCGCTGGGAAGCCCCGCGATGGACCCTGCCTTCTCCAAACGGAACGCGGCGCTGAGATTAGTTGACTTGGCGGGGGCTCACCACCACCTccaccatcatcatcatcatcaccgcCACCCTGCCCCTCTGAGCGTGACAGGCTTCCCGGGGTTCGGCAGCCATCCGCACTCAATGGCTCACGCGCACCCCGGGGAGATGACTGCGGAACCCCGCCTGGGGCCGAGTCCATTCGGGCCAGAACACATGGGGCACTCGGCGGCCCTCAAAATCAGCCCAGCCCATCATTATCCCCACCATCACCAGCAGCACCAGCCTCCGCACAATCAGCACATGGCAGGCCACAGTGAAGTGGTCTCCAGTCAGACGGGAGCTTTCGGGGCTACGCCGGTGCCCTACTCGGGTATGACGCACCCGGCCCAGGCTCTGACCGCAG GTAGCTATCCGGCGCATTACGGCCACGACGCCGGCAACCATGCGCTCTTTCCCGGGCTCCACCAAGAGCAAGCACCGGCCAGCCAAATCCGCTTGGGACTATCGGGGGACATGTACGTTCGCTCCGAGCATTTGGCGGCGAGCACCCGAGCCGACGCCTTCTACGGAGGGCTCAATCTCAACCTGGGCGCgcacccccaccaccaccacgcgCACCACGGAAGCGGCGCCTTCTTTCGCTATATGCGGCAGCCCATCAAGCAGGAGCTCATCTGCAAGTGGCTGGAGCCGGGAGAGAAGCGCTGCGCCCGGACCTACAGCACTATGCACGAGCTGGTCACGCACGTCACCGTGGAGCACGTCGGCGGGCCCGAGCAGGCCAATCACATCTGCTTCTGGGAAGAGTGTCCGCGCGAGGGCAAACCCTTCAAGGCCAAGTACAAGCTAGTCAATCACATCCGCGTGCACACGGGGGAGAAACCCTTCCCGTGCCCTTTCCCTGGTTGCGGCAAAGTTTTCGCGCGATCGGAAAACCTCAAAATCCACAAACGGACGCACACAG GTGAGAAGCCGTTCAAGTGCGAGTTCTCCGGTTGCGACCGTCGCTTTGCCAACAGCAGCGACCGGAAGAAGCATTCGCACGTGCACACGTCGGACAAGCCGTACAACTGCAAAGTGCGCGGCTGTGACAAGTCCTACACGCATCCGAGCTCGTTGCGGAAACACATGAAGGTGCATTGCAAGTCTCCCCCGCCCAGCTCCGGCTACGAGTCGTCTACGCCGTCCCTGGTGTCGCCCTCGTCGGATCCGGGCCGCGAGGCTCTACCGCCGGGAGGGGCCTCTTCATCCTCTTCCAACGCCGCCCCCTCTGCCGCCTCGCACTCGGCCAACCTAAGTGAGTGGTACGTCTGTCACAGCTCTGGTGCCAGCGGGGCCCACAGTGGGGCCTCCACGCCGGACTCAGCAACCGAGGACGAGCCCCCGTATAGGAACCGTGACCTGAGGGacaacttttag
- the zic4 gene encoding zinc finger protein ZIC 4 isoform X1, whose product MSVDALGSPAMDPAFSKRNAALRLVDLAGAHHHLHHHHHHHRHPAPLSVTGFPGFGSHPHSMAHAHPGEMTAEPRLGPSPFGPEHMGHSAALKISPAHHYPHHHQQHQPPHNQHMAGHSEVVSSQTGAFGATPVPYSGMTHPAQALTAGRDFLRAMPVPVLADHHHHNANASHHGMLVSTTGSYPAHYGHDAGNHALFPGLHQEQAPASQIRLGLSGDMYVRSEHLAASTRADAFYGGLNLNLGAHPHHHHAHHGSGAFFRYMRQPIKQELICKWLEPGEKRCARTYSTMHELVTHVTVEHVGGPEQANHICFWEECPREGKPFKAKYKLVNHIRVHTGEKPFPCPFPGCGKVFARSENLKIHKRTHTGEKPFKCEFSGCDRRFANSSDRKKHSHVHTSDKPYNCKVRGCDKSYTHPSSLRKHMKVHCKSPPPSSGYESSTPSLVSPSSDPGREALPPGGASSSSSNAAPSAASHSANLSEWYVCHSSGASGAHSGASTPDSATEDEPPYRNRDLRDNF is encoded by the exons aTGAGCGTCGATGCGCTGGGAAGCCCCGCGATGGACCCTGCCTTCTCCAAACGGAACGCGGCGCTGAGATTAGTTGACTTGGCGGGGGCTCACCACCACCTccaccatcatcatcatcatcaccgcCACCCTGCCCCTCTGAGCGTGACAGGCTTCCCGGGGTTCGGCAGCCATCCGCACTCAATGGCTCACGCGCACCCCGGGGAGATGACTGCGGAACCCCGCCTGGGGCCGAGTCCATTCGGGCCAGAACACATGGGGCACTCGGCGGCCCTCAAAATCAGCCCAGCCCATCATTATCCCCACCATCACCAGCAGCACCAGCCTCCGCACAATCAGCACATGGCAGGCCACAGTGAAGTGGTCTCCAGTCAGACGGGAGCTTTCGGGGCTACGCCGGTGCCCTACTCGGGTATGACGCACCCGGCCCAGGCTCTGACCGCAGGTAGGGACTTCCTCCGCGCTATGCCGGTTCCGGTTCTGGcggaccaccaccaccacaacgCCAACGCTTCTCACCACGGAATGCTTGTCTCGACAACAGGTAGCTATCCGGCGCATTACGGCCACGACGCCGGCAACCATGCGCTCTTTCCCGGGCTCCACCAAGAGCAAGCACCGGCCAGCCAAATCCGCTTGGGACTATCGGGGGACATGTACGTTCGCTCCGAGCATTTGGCGGCGAGCACCCGAGCCGACGCCTTCTACGGAGGGCTCAATCTCAACCTGGGCGCgcacccccaccaccaccacgcgCACCACGGAAGCGGCGCCTTCTTTCGCTATATGCGGCAGCCCATCAAGCAGGAGCTCATCTGCAAGTGGCTGGAGCCGGGAGAGAAGCGCTGCGCCCGGACCTACAGCACTATGCACGAGCTGGTCACGCACGTCACCGTGGAGCACGTCGGCGGGCCCGAGCAGGCCAATCACATCTGCTTCTGGGAAGAGTGTCCGCGCGAGGGCAAACCCTTCAAGGCCAAGTACAAGCTAGTCAATCACATCCGCGTGCACACGGGGGAGAAACCCTTCCCGTGCCCTTTCCCTGGTTGCGGCAAAGTTTTCGCGCGATCGGAAAACCTCAAAATCCACAAACGGACGCACACAG GTGAGAAGCCGTTCAAGTGCGAGTTCTCCGGTTGCGACCGTCGCTTTGCCAACAGCAGCGACCGGAAGAAGCATTCGCACGTGCACACGTCGGACAAGCCGTACAACTGCAAAGTGCGCGGCTGTGACAAGTCCTACACGCATCCGAGCTCGTTGCGGAAACACATGAAGGTGCATTGCAAGTCTCCCCCGCCCAGCTCCGGCTACGAGTCGTCTACGCCGTCCCTGGTGTCGCCCTCGTCGGATCCGGGCCGCGAGGCTCTACCGCCGGGAGGGGCCTCTTCATCCTCTTCCAACGCCGCCCCCTCTGCCGCCTCGCACTCGGCCAACCTAAGTGAGTGGTACGTCTGTCACAGCTCTGGTGCCAGCGGGGCCCACAGTGGGGCCTCCACGCCGGACTCAGCAACCGAGGACGAGCCCCCGTATAGGAACCGTGACCTGAGGGacaacttttag
- the zic1 gene encoding zinc finger protein ZIC 1, giving the protein MLLDAGPQYPAIGVTTFGSTRHHSTGEVTEREVALGINPFADGMGAFKINHGSHEQTAFSSQAPGYAAAAALGHHHHHHHHHPGHVGSYSTAAFNSTRDFLFRNRGFGEAAGAQHSLFASAAGSFAAGPHGHSEAAGHLLFPGLHEQAAGHASSNVVNSQMRLGFTGDMYGRAAEQYGHVTSPRSDYASTQLHGYGPMNMNMAAHHGAGAFFRYMRQPIKQELICKWIEPEQLASPKKSCNKTFSTMHELVTHLTVEHVGGPEQTNHICFWEECSREGKPFKAKYKLVNHIRVHTGEKPFPCPFPGCGKVFARSENLKIHKRTHTGEKPFKCEFDGCDRRFANSSDRKKHMHVHTSDKPYLCKMCDKSYTHPSSLRKHMKVHESSNPGSQPSPAASSGYESSTPPTIVSPAAENQSSGSSISPTAPGGVQHHTTTTTTGSHSSALTSNFNEWYV; this is encoded by the exons ATGCTCCTGGACGCCGGACCCCAGTACCCCGCCATAGGAGTCACTACTTTCGGCTCCACGCGGCACCACTCAACAGGCGAGGTGACGGAGCGGGAGGTGGCGCTGGGCATCAACCCGTTCGCGGACGGCATGGGCGCCTTCAAGATCAACCACGGCTCCCACGAGCAGACGGCGTTCTCGTCGCAAGCACCCGGCTACGCCGCGGCGGCCGCCCTGGGTCACCACCACCATCATCACCACCACCACCCGGGCCACGTCGGCTCCTACTCCACGGCGGCATTCAACTCCACGCGGGACTTTCTGTTCAGGAACCGTGGCTTCGGGGAGGCTGCGGGCGCCCAGCACAGCCTCTTCGCCTCGGCCGCGGGCAGCTTTGCAGCGGGGCCCCACGGACACTCGGAGGCGGCGGGCCACCTGCTTTTCCCCGGCCTCCACGAACAGGCTGCGGGCCACGCATCCTCCAACGTGGTCAACAGCCAGATGCGCCTGGGCTTCACCGGGGACATGTACGGCCGCGCGGCCGAGCAGTACGGCCACGTCACGAGTCCGCGCTCCGACTACGCGTCCACGCAGTTGCACGGCTACGGCCCCATGAACATGAACATGGCCGCGCACCACGGCGCCGGGGCCTTCTTCCGCTACATGCGACAGCCCATCAAGCAGGAGCTCATCTGCAAGTGGATCGAGCCCGAGCAGCTGGCCAGCCCCAAGAAGTCGTGCAACAAGACGTTCAGCACCATGCACGAGCTGGTCACCCACCTGACCGTGGAGCACGTGGGGGGGCCCGAGCAGACCAACCACATCTGCTTCTGGGAGGAGTGCTCCCGGGAGGGCAAGCCCTTCAAGGCCAAGTACAAGCTGGTCAATCACATCCGCGTGCACACGGGGGAGAAGCCTTTCCCGTGCCCCTTTCCCGGCTGCGGAAAAGTCTTCGCTCGCTCAGAAAACCTCAAAATACACAAAAGGACGCACACAG GTGAGAAGCCCTTCAAGTGCGAGTTCGACGGCTGCGACCGGCGCTTCGCCAACAGCAGCGACCGCAAGAAACACATGCATGTGCACACGTCGGACAAGCCCTACTTGTGCAAAATGTGCGACAAGTCCTACACGCACCCCAGCTCCCTCCGCAAACACATGAAG GTCCACGAGTCGAGCAACCCGGGGTCGCAGCCGTCTCCCGCCGCCAGCTCGGGATACGAATCATCCACGCCCCCCACCATCGTGTCCCCGGCTGCGGAGAACCAGAGCAGCGGCAGCTCCATATCGCCCACGGCCCCAGGTGGTGTACAGCACCacacgacgacgacgacgacgggCAGCCACAGCAGCGCGCTCACGTCAAATTTCAATGAATGGtacgtgtaa